A DNA window from Vigna angularis cultivar LongXiaoDou No.4 chromosome 1, ASM1680809v1, whole genome shotgun sequence contains the following coding sequences:
- the LOC108321371 gene encoding protein NRT1/ PTR FAMILY 2.13, with amino-acid sequence MSAKTTKQVRNSEKMLGTHDHDNTPSWSLGRCISSCFSPSVKMEPTLRNLPKAASELPHTNRKKKRGGWKAITFILGNETFERLAVFGLFANFMVYLTRELHLDQVTASNILSLWFGITNFAPLVGAFISDAYVGRFRTIAFASFGTLLGMVVVTLTSWLPQLHPPSCSPEELASGKCVRASNSQMGVLILGLCCLTIGSSGVRPCSIPFGVDQFDPTTEEGKKGINSFFNWYYTTFTMVLLVTQTVVVYIQDSISWKIGFGIPTLCMLCSIIMFFVGTNLYVRVKPEGSVFSGVAQVLMAAYRKRKLRFPMSEEKQEGFFYDPPLTGTTVVSKLPLTKQFRALNKAALIMEGELNTDGTIVNRWRLVSIQKVEEVKCLVRIIPIWAAGILSLVSMVQQGTFTVSQAMKMNRHLGPNFQVPAGSVTVISLITIALWLPFYDRFLVPKLRKITNHEGGITLLLRIGIGMVFSILSMVVAGMVEKLRRDSANSNPTPLGIAPMSVFWLAPHLILMGLCEAFNIIGQIEFFNRQFPEHMRSIGNSLFSCSFAVANYVSTIIVNVVHHSTRKSSHPDWLTNDINAGRIDYFYYLIAVLATFNLFFFIFVARRYQYKGSVDFNDETHQVELGSHKP; translated from the exons ATGTCGGCCAAGACAACCAAACAAGTGAGAAATAGTGAAAAGATGTTGGGTACTCATGACCATGATAATACTCCTTCTTGGTCGCTTGGAAGATGCATTTCTTCATGTTTTTCACCATCTGTAAAAATGGAGCCAACCCTCAGAAACCTTCCTAAAGCCGCTTCTGAATTACCACATACCAACCGCAAGAAGAAGCGTGGAGGATGGAAGGccataacttttattttag GGAATGAAACTTTTGAGAGGTTGGCAGTGTTTGGTTTATTTGCGAACTTTATGGTGTATTTGACAAGAGAACTTCATTTGGACCAAGTTACTGCTTCTAACATTCTGAGTTTATGGTTTGGGATCACAAACTTTGCCCCACTAGTTGGTGCCTTCATTTCTGACGCCTATGTTGGTCGTTTCCGGACCATAGCTTTTGCATCATTTGGTACCCTTTTG GGGATGGTGGTGGTGACTTTAACATCATGGTTACCACAGTTGCACCCTCCATCTTGTAGCCCTGAGGAACTGGCATCTGGGAAGTGTGTTAGGGCAAGCAATTCTCAAATGGGTGTGTTGATTTTGGGACTATGCTGTTTAACCATAGGTTCTTCTGGGGTTAGACCATGCAGCATCCCATTTGGTGTTGACCAATTTGATCCAACGACTGAAGAAGGGAAGAAAGGGATCAACAGCTTCTTCAACTGGTACTACACCACATTCACCATGGTCCTTCTGGTCACTCAGACAGTGGTGGTCTACATCCAAGACTCTATCAGCTGGAAAATCGGGTTTGGGATACCTACTCTCTGCATGCTCTGCTCCATAATCATGTTCTTTGTGGGAACAAACCTTTATGTACGTGTGAAGCCTGAAGGAAGCGTTTTTTCTGGTGTTGCTCAAGTTCTAATGGCTGCTTATAGAAAGAGAAAACTCAGGTTTCCAATGAGTGAGGAGAAGCAAGAAGGGTTTTTCTATGATCCTCCACTTACTGGGACCACCGTTGTGTCAAAGCTGCCTTTAACCAAACAATTCAG GGCCTTGAACAAAGCTGCTTTAATAATGGAAGGTGAGTTAAACACAGATGGGACCATAGTGAATAGATGGAGGCTGGTTAGCATCCAAAAAGTAGAAGAGGTGAAATGCTTAGTCAGAATTATCCCAATTTGGGCAGCAGGGATCCTTAGTCTCGTTTCCATGGTACAACAAGGGACATTTACTGTGTCACAAGCAATGAAAATGAACAGACACCTGGGACCCAACTTCCAAGTCCCAGCTGGTTCAGTGACAGTCATATCATTAATCACCATAGCTTTGTGGCTCCCATTCTATGACAGATTCTTAGTGCCAAAGCTCAGAAAAATTACCAACCATGAAGGGGGCATCACTCTACTCCTAAGAATTGGAATTGGCATGGTTTTCTCTATTCTTTCCATGGTTGTTGCTGGCATGGTTGAAAAACTGAGAAGGGATTCAGCAAATTCAAATCCAACACCACTTGGAATTGCTCCCATGTCAGTCTTTTGGCTGGCTCCACACTTGATCCTTATGGGGCTCTGTGAGGCATTCAATATAATAGGACAAATTGAGTTCTTCAACAGACAATTTCCTGAACATATGAGAAGCATTGGCAATTCCTTGTTTTCCTGTTCTTTTGCTGTTGCTAACTATGTGAGCACCATAATAGTGAATGTGGTTCATCACAGTACAAGAAAATCTAGCCACCCAGATTGGTTGACAAATGATATAAATGCTGGCAGAATAGACTACTTTTACTATCTTATAGCAGTGTTAGCCACCTTCAACctgttcttttttatatttgttgctAGAAGATATCAGTACAAGGGAAGTGTGGACTTCAATGATGAAACTCACCAAGTGGAGCTTGGATCTCACAAACCCTAA